One genomic region from Clostridium saccharobutylicum DSM 13864 encodes:
- a CDS encoding fused DSP-PTPase phosphatase/NAD kinase-like protein → MKNKKIIYIIGVVIIGALTSGYFIEHYYNITKKTDIKTEGMQNSKINLVIDTENKDVLPKNFRTTKDEINSEKLGDTSLLGLSDLNISGSGALSEKGLAMIKEKIGNKITMDIDLRQEDHGFVNGMGISWFGKDDQANKGLSRDQIIADEKNKLNEISKNGYVMFDTLPKGKSVNTISEINNPENVQTEEELAKSLGMSYLRITVTDHEKPLDDQVDLFVESVINLPQDTWLHFHCRGGAGRTTTFMAMYDMMHNAKNVSFEDIMKRQNLIGGSDLLKSEDKDESQDRSDFINKFYDYCKENQDGFQTSWSQWIKKSEKKS, encoded by the coding sequence ATGAAAAATAAGAAAATTATATATATTATAGGAGTAGTAATTATAGGAGCATTAACTTCTGGATATTTTATAGAACATTATTATAATATTACTAAGAAAACAGATATAAAAACTGAAGGTATGCAAAATAGCAAAATAAATCTTGTAATAGACACGGAAAATAAAGATGTGTTACCAAAAAATTTTAGAACTACAAAAGATGAAATTAATAGTGAAAAATTAGGGGATACTAGTTTGTTAGGACTTTCAGATCTAAATATATCTGGTAGTGGTGCACTTTCAGAAAAAGGTTTAGCTATGATAAAAGAGAAAATAGGTAATAAAATTACCATGGATATTGATTTACGTCAAGAAGATCATGGCTTTGTCAATGGTATGGGGATAAGCTGGTTTGGAAAAGATGATCAAGCTAATAAAGGCCTTTCTAGAGATCAAATTATAGCTGATGAGAAGAATAAATTAAATGAAATATCTAAAAATGGATATGTTATGTTTGATACACTACCTAAAGGAAAATCTGTAAACACAATTAGTGAAATCAATAACCCAGAAAATGTACAAACGGAAGAAGAGTTAGCTAAAAGCCTTGGAATGAGTTATTTGAGAATTACTGTAACTGACCATGAAAAACCATTAGATGATCAAGTAGATTTATTTGTTGAGTCAGTAATAAATCTTCCACAAGATACTTGGCTACATTTTCACTGTAGAGGAGGAGCTGGGAGAACTACTACTTTTATGGCAATGTATGATATGATGCATAATGCAAAGAATGTTAGCTTTGAAGATATAATGAAACGCCAAAATTTGATTGGAGGTTCAGATTTATTGAAAAGTGAAGATAAGGATGAAAGTCAAGATAGATCAGATTTTATTAATAAGTTTTATGATTACTGTAAGGAAAATCAAGATGGATTTCAAACATCATGGTCCCAGTGGATTAAAAAATCTGAAAAAAAATCATAA
- a CDS encoding YIEGIA domain-containing protein: MYSLVYTKEYLIHIITGFIVSVLEAVAIPALLSKDFRYQQE, translated from the coding sequence ATATACTCATTAGTTTATACAAAAGAATACTTAATTCATATTATAACAGGTTTTATAGTTTCAGTTCTAGAAGCAGTAGCAATTCCTGCATTACTTTCAAAAGATTTTCGGTATCAGCAGGAATAA
- a CDS encoding voltage-gated chloride channel family protein encodes MQKSNSKILRSILFIRNLNISAILGISFLKWFLISAVVGSLTGSIMALFLKSLEFATDFRTDNPWILFLLPIGGALVSFLYSKYGKNSSKGNNLIIDKINTSKDHIPLRMAPLVFLGTFITHLFGGSAGREGTGVQIGSSIAESIGKLLKLDKMDTKIILMCGISSGFGSIFGTPLAGTIFGLEVAALGTMNYISLIPCFFSAFIGNLVTESFNVHHAHYSILQIPDITYIIVLKVIIAAILFGLASKLFSELTHKLKEVFSSSFENAAIKSFIGGIIIIAFTYIVGTRDYLGLSLPLMSDSFIGHVSPFAFLLKIIFTSFTLGTGFQGGEVTPLFVIGSTFGNALASILNVSPSFLAALGLIGVFAGATNAPITSFILGLEMFGSTGMEFMFMTCAISYLFSGHSGIYTSQKIGISKSRLIKVPKESTLASYRKKKNA; translated from the coding sequence ATGCAAAAAAGTAATTCAAAAATCTTAAGATCAATCTTATTTATCAGAAACTTAAATATAAGTGCAATTTTAGGAATATCATTTTTAAAATGGTTTCTTATAAGTGCAGTTGTTGGTTCTCTTACAGGCTCTATTATGGCTTTATTTTTAAAAAGTCTAGAATTCGCTACAGACTTCAGAACCGATAATCCTTGGATATTGTTTCTTTTACCAATTGGAGGTGCTTTGGTTAGTTTTCTATATTCTAAATATGGAAAAAACTCATCAAAAGGTAATAATTTAATTATTGATAAAATTAATACTAGTAAAGATCATATTCCTTTACGTATGGCACCTTTGGTTTTTCTTGGAACTTTTATCACTCACTTATTCGGAGGTTCCGCTGGTAGAGAAGGTACTGGTGTACAAATTGGTTCAAGCATAGCTGAAAGTATTGGAAAGTTATTAAAATTAGATAAAATGGACACTAAAATTATTTTAATGTGTGGTATTAGTAGTGGATTTGGTTCTATATTTGGTACTCCTCTTGCCGGGACAATATTTGGACTAGAAGTAGCCGCTCTTGGAACTATGAACTATATTAGCTTGATTCCTTGTTTCTTTTCAGCTTTTATTGGAAATCTTGTAACAGAATCATTTAATGTTCATCATGCTCACTATTCTATATTACAAATACCAGATATTACATATATTATAGTATTGAAAGTTATCATTGCTGCAATTCTATTTGGATTAGCTAGTAAATTATTTAGTGAGTTAACTCATAAATTAAAAGAAGTTTTTTCTTCTAGCTTTGAAAATGCTGCAATAAAAAGCTTCATTGGTGGAATTATAATAATCGCTTTTACGTACATAGTTGGAACAAGAGATTATCTTGGGCTTAGTCTTCCATTAATGTCAGATTCATTTATTGGACATGTTAGCCCATTTGCATTTTTATTAAAAATCATATTTACTTCATTTACTTTAGGTACAGGCTTTCAAGGTGGTGAAGTTACTCCATTATTTGTAATTGGTTCAACCTTTGGAAATGCTTTAGCAAGTATTCTTAATGTTTCACCATCATTTTTAGCAGCTTTAGGTCTTATAGGAGTATTTGCAGGAGCTACAAATGCACCTATAACTTCTTTTATTTTAGGCTTAGAAATGTTTGGTTCAACAGGTATGGAATTTATGTTTATGACTTGTGCTATAAGTTATTTATTTTCTGGACATTCTGGAATTTATACATCTCAAAAGATTGGTATAAGTAAAAGCAGATTAATTAAAGTCCCTAAGGAATCAACTCTTGCTTCTTATAGAAAAAAGAAAAATGCATAA
- the crcB gene encoding fluoride efflux transporter CrcB, with translation MQRVICVGIGGGIGAIIRYLITKQSAGLFNCNIPLGTLIVNVLGGFLIGMIMELSVSTDFISPNLKLFLTTGIMGGLTTFSTFSYETITLMNDGRYLLGFSNIFLNLFLSLGGVILSTLLCKVIF, from the coding sequence TTGCAAAGAGTTATTTGTGTTGGCATAGGAGGAGGTATAGGCGCAATAATTAGGTATTTGATTACAAAACAATCAGCAGGTTTATTTAATTGCAATATTCCTTTAGGAACATTAATAGTAAATGTACTTGGTGGTTTTTTAATAGGAATGATAATGGAATTAAGTGTATCTACAGATTTTATATCCCCAAACTTAAAGCTTTTTTTAACTACAGGGATTATGGGAGGACTTACAACATTTTCTACATTTAGTTATGAAACAATTACTCTAATGAATGATGGAAGATATCTATTAGGGTTTAGTAATATATTTCTAAATTTATTTTTGAGCTTAGGAGGCGTTATTTTATCAACATTATTATGCAAGGTTATTTTTTAA